From Rhododendron vialii isolate Sample 1 chromosome 10a, ASM3025357v1, the proteins below share one genomic window:
- the LOC131302436 gene encoding heavy metal-associated isoprenylated plant protein 23, whose translation MGVGGTLEYISELMSSGHKQKKRKQFQTVELKVRMDCDGCELKVRNALNSLSGVKSVEINRKQQKATVTGYVEPNKVLKKAKSTGKKAEIWPYVPYNLVSQPYSAQAYDKKAPPGYVRKVDNNPQNQSVVRYDQGDPYTTMFSDDNPNACSVM comes from the exons ATGGGAGTTGGAGGAACATTGGAGTACATATCAGAGTTGATGAGCAGCGGGCATAAGCAAAAGAAGAGGAAGCAATTTCAAACTGTGGAGCTCAAAGTAAGGATGGATTGTGATGGCTGCGAGCTTAAAGTCAGGAATGCTCTCAATTCATTGAGTG GAGTGAAGTCAGTGGAAATAAACAGGAAGCAGCAGAAGGCGACAGTAACAGGTTAtgtggaaccaaacaaggtgtTAAAGAAGGCCAAGTCAACAGGGAAGAAGGCAGAGATATGGCCCTATGTGCCCTACAACCTAGTGTCGCAGCCTTATTCTGCACAAGCTTATGACAAGAAGGCACCCCCTGGCTATGTCAGAAAGGTTGATAACAACCCTCAAAACCAGAGTGTGGTCAGATATGATCAAGGGGACCCCTACACCACCATGTTCAGTGATGACAACCCTAATGCTTGCTCTGTTATGTAG